The DNA window attgaaaacattttagagaACTCGATCCAACGGTCCGTTATTTAGTTACGGACCTTGCGCCTTGCCGCGATAGTAACTGCTAGTCATGTCACATACCGGTGGTAGGGCCGGACCGGACGTCGTCTGGAGTGGAGTACCCAATCGCACCCTACTCGATgtaaacagcctccggaaactcctgaaaaaaacCTTTTACATTAGAGCGACTATCCAACGTttcgatctttagttatggaccttttgcgaCGGTTACTTTTGTCATATCGATGGTAAGAGGCCCGACCACACGTCGTGAGCCATGTAGTAACGAGTCCACGCTACCTGttatgtaaaacagcctccagaaacacctaaaaaacattttagaactcctaaaaagcattttagagcaatccaacggtccgatctttagttatggagcGCTTTTGCATCGAGTTAACTCTGCTTGTGGCGATGGTTGCGCTCTGAACACGTAAGCCCGACCGCGACGTTGCTCGGAGTGGCAACATTCAGTACCGATTcaacgctactccatgtaaaacagcctccataaaaaaaccattttttagaGTGCATATCCAATGGTCGATCATTTAGTTATGAACCTTTTAGAGCCTTTTGGGACCGCCGGTACTCTTGTCCAGCGTCCAGAAAGTCCtacaaaacattttagagccatccaacagtcggatctatactTATGTACCTTTTTGACAGTCACTCTTGTCGTGTCCATCTCGGTGGTAGGGCAACCCACCAGATGTCGTCTGGCGTGTATTACCGATTCCACTCtaactatatgtaaaaaacaggatccggaaactcctgaaaacaTTTCcctagagcgatccaacggggGTTTCTGCCTTTCAGATCTATACTTATGAGTCCCTTATAAGCCCTACGGTACTCTGGTCGTCAGAGTCAAACCGCAGCTCGGGCATTAACGCACTCGCAATGTCATCGCCACCTTTTAGCATCTTACTGAAATGTCAGTGCTGGTTGCTTAACTGTCGTNNNNNNNNNNNNNNNNNNNNNNNNNNNNNNNNNNNNNNNNNNNNNNNNNNNNNNNNNNNNNNNNNNNNNNNNNNNNNNNNNNNNNNNNNNNNNNNNNNNNNNNNNNNNNNNNNNNNNNNNNNNNNNNNNNNNNNNNNNNNNNNNNNNNNNNNNNNNNNNNNNNNNNNNNNNNNNNNNNNNNNNNNNNNNNNNNNNNNNNNNNNNNNNNNNNNNNNNNNNNNNNNNNNNNNNNNNNNNNNNNNNNNNNNNNNNNNNNNNNNNNNNNNNNNNNNNNNNNNNNNNNNNNNNNNNNNNNNNNNNNNNNNNNNNNNNNNNNNNNNNNNNNNNNNNNNNNNNNNNNNNNNNNNNNNNNNNNNNNNNNNNNNNNNNNNNNNNNNNNNNNNNNNNNNNNNNNNNNNNNNNNNNNNNNNNNNNNNNNNNNNNNNNNNNNNNNNNNNNNNNNNNNNNNNNNNNNNNNNNNNNNNNNNNNNNNNNNNNNNNNNNNNNNNNNNNNNNNNNNNacataataaacttagctaaacataatgaagaaaagaaacataaataaacaacataagaacataagtatagtaaaggaaaaaaaagcataaacaaagagattaaggaaaatataacatgaaataaaacttaaacatttacaaaaatataaagaaagaaataaagagcatgatcatGATTTGAagaaccaagatgcctaaatgcatggaaaatacctccttttatagtctaaaatttggaactattgattgtTGAGTGGGTGCTCACATCTTGATTtgatgacaatccttatcttcttgtctgaacaaaacatcattgataacgttAGAATTTGAATAGACTTAACTCATacaagttctaggaaattatctcagctttccaacaaaaaaaaaattgaggtcatgtTGACTTCtataactcgagatatgggctgaacactgaacaatgtttgggctataggacagattcaaacttctccgctgttgctataattttaacttgaaaacgacatttttaaatcttagactcctcatgaaagtcttaggcctatgtcttagctttccatccatataaaagcagatctaaatccaagatctacagctccagatatgacccaatgaccaaacagtgttccagtttggattgaactaacatcttttttctaagtttgggcctttttttgtcttttaaatttcagtagttaaattcatcaatcaatcctttgatttatgtgataggcctgcatttaagatgaacatttactataaattaacggtatcttatattattagatatgttgttataaaaacatgctctagctaggggtgagtaaaaaaaaccgataaaccgattaaaccgagaaaaccgggaaaaaaataaccgaaaaaaccgaaccgaaaaaaaaaaccgaattaaccgattaaaaaatcacaaaaacatttcagttcggttcggtttcgatTTCTAAAGTCTGAAACCGATttgaaccaaaccgaaccgaaaccggttcaatCAAccagacttaaaaaaaaaacaagtataaatacaaaCATTTCCTAACCCTAGCCGCGCCCCCCCCCCTCTGTCGCTCATGCACCCTCTCCCCCCCCCCACCCTCTCCCTTCTCTGTTCGATTTGATTCCATGAAACTAAATACATCTTTTTGAGTCTCCCCACCATAAGTCTGCTTCGTAAGTCTCCTATGGAGTAGCTTAAATATTTCCCCTGTATTACACTTACACTCAAAGCTCGAGCTTGATTCCGGTGGAGAAACAAAAAGTTTCTACTTTTGAAGATATGCCCCCCCCTTCACCCTCTCCCTTCTCTGCGTCTCACTTTACCCCACCCCACCCTCTCCCTTCTCTGCATCTCTCTCACTTTACCCTCTGCCTTTGATTTTCCTCCCCTCTCTTATGGATTTGGTTcctttgggttttgattttcttgttgagTCTGTGCCACAAATGGAATTGGAATAGTAGAtccattccttttcttttgtttttcagatCCGTGGATTTCTACAACCCCCTGCCATTTGATTAATTCTGCCATTTGATTAATTACAATGAAATGGATGAACTTTCCCTCGAATAATCAACGCTATGTGCAGCTGGACGTTGTTGCGGTCAAGGTTGTAGAAGAAGCAGAGATGACcattcggtttgaaccggtttggaagggaaaaaaaccgaaccgaactgaaccgaaattaatcggtttgaaccggtttttggttcggttcggttcaaaaaattaaaaattaaaaaattcggtttgattgtttattttggtttaaaaccggaccgaaccggaaatgCTCAACCCTAGCTCTAGCTAAGAAaatattgatacttcaagtgcaaaatgatgatataaaactttgataaaaatacacttttaagtactaatcttAAGACATTAAGgagaacaacatatccaaaaatcGACATAATCCAACAATGGACGACGAAGTTATACAGCTGGAGTTTTCTACCATAAATATGTTTTCTCTCTAACTTTTCTCTAAACTCACTCCCTCGAACCAAATTTAAGTTTTCCCTCACTTCTTCAGCTCACAATCATCTTcctaatccttttattttgttaaggttttcaaaaaaaaaaaaaaaaggaaaaagctttctctctctctctctctcttggctGTTCACAAAGGAAATAGCTTTCAGGAGAAGCCTTCAACACATTTagatgcctttatttttttattatagtctTGCCCCAAATTCTTCATAATCACGACTTGGCCCTCACTTAATCTTTTATGTTCCTTATTTGGCTAAATGtccatttttattcattttcaagTCTTCTTGactttgattgacctaaaatttaaatttatatagacTAATATGTTTAACATCACTCATAAAATTTCAGTCAAATCCAACGGTTAGATTGAGAAATATGATCGATGCcataaaactaaatattaaatagtTTTATGTCAAAGATCCAAATTTTTTGCgtaccattttatttatttacatcttcataatttttaaactaattcaTTGATGACTCTCATCCATAACCATCAAAAAGAATTTGCTTAGAGTTTTCACCACTTTCGGTCAACATAGTGTAATTGTACACGGGGCTTATACtagaaatcaaatgttttttgctCATAAAATCATACATTATTTTCTTGGAGTTCTActctgtttttattattatattgtttttttgatccccctatttataaaaatttctcTTAATTATCATTTCTTTATCAGAATTTACCATTTTTAGTATTGATTTACCAAATTTTAAGTTGGGTGTTTAAATAAGaacttagttaatttaatttatttacaagagGGCATTGAACTATCTATTTTATGGGCTAATTAATATAGGCAACTAGAGATGGATTTTGGGcttattattttgaatgcacAGTTTTACACTAACAAacataagtttttatttgataattggaTCAAGTTGAGATTTTGTTAGAAGTTTTTAAAGGTCTTGTTTTATATTCAGTTAAAATTGCAAGTTAATCAGACATCAAGAAAGCCTTTTAATAAGGTTCAGAAGTTATTGTGCAagaattatattagttttttagttattttagggtttttttttctattatatttaaaactcatttattactttttcaatattttttaagattttttaactATTGGTTATTTAGCttgaatttaagtttttttttaataaactttaatttcaataattattaatgTGTATGAGAGGTTTTGGTCAtatttctttgttctttattgaactactttaactaattaagaattaattaagcttCTTAGCGTCTTCTATGTTTcttgcttgctttttttttatagatgttgggtgagtttttttttattacctatAGTTTTAATGTCTTAATACAAGTTATCATTATGTCAAGTTTCAAgcctaatttaattttcttagatATAATTGATTGGATTATGAGTTTTTTGAATCTTTATATTTATGGTTCATACCACGATTTTACCCCAGCAACAagttttgttagattttttttataaaaaaatcataaaatacatTGATTATGTGTTCTttgttagcttttttttaaaaaaaaatttaatttaatatagtttAAGAGTATATTTAAggtctgttaaaaaaaaatgatatagtcGAGCGAACCCAAGTATGTGCTCAAAGCCAAGCCAAAGCCTTGTGTACTAAAGGAAAGTTCCCATTTGCAACCCCTCCTTAACATGCACcatctccttctcctcctcttcttcttcaccatgcccccttcttcttccttcacaCCAAAACCCCACaaatcttcatcttcaaacaCTGCAAACACGAactccaatccaaactcaacctCCCTCCTCTGCAAACACTCTCCATCTGCAACTCTCGACCTTCTCATCCTAATCTTAGTCCTTTTCTCCGGCACTTTCCTCTTAACCTCTTACTTCTCTTACATCTTTAACTCCctttctctcctcctctctaaCACCTCTCTTTCCCTTCACTTCCCTCCTTCCTCTTATATTCTTggcttcttctctcttttcattCTCTCCATCCTTTTCTTTGAGTTCTGCTGTGGACCCAGATCTCGAAAGTGTCACCAACCTGGCTGTAAAGGTTTCAAGAAAGCGATTGAGTTTGATTTGCAATTGCAGACTGAAGATTGTCTTAAATCCACTGCTGCTAATGACGTTGATAAGTTGCCTTGGAAAGGTGGGACTGTATCTAATCCTGATTATGAGTGTTTGAGAGCTGAATTGAGGAAGATGGCTCCGCCTAATGGGAGGGCTGTTTTGCTTTTTCGTTCTAAGTGTGGTTGCCCTGTTGCTAAGCTGGAAGGATGGGGGCCTAAACGTGGTCGCCGGCATAAAAGGTGAGTTTTTTGTTCACTGCtcattttgggtttttcttttgtttgatttgattgatgtTCTTGTTTTTACTAAATCAATGATCATGCTTTGTTTGGTAGTTTTGAGGATGTGAATTTAAAGTGTAGTTATGTGTAAATTCCGTATGAAATGGGACCAGCCTTTTGTGTCTAGAGATTGATATATCTTCTATTGATCATTGGATTTAGTTGCAGTTGGCATTCTTCAGTCAaaggtttctttttttcccaaatagggaaattttgttttcttttttattttattctagaaCCTCCATGTTGGTAAATTCATGAGGTAGTTCGAAGTATACGATGAACTCAAATGGTGCTAATCTAATTACATGCTTAATAGAATCTGGTCTATACTGTTACGGTACATCTTTTACTCagtggaaagtgttttttatttagggaTGAGGTAATGGTTGTTTGTATATGTTCAACCAAGGAATTGCTTCATACTTACAGAATTTTGATTGCTCTGTATCTTGTATCCTTGGGAAATAATATGGTTTACTTGACACGTTCTCTGTTAACATAgatactctctcttttttgtgcttcattttgttttccttttccataATGTGGTCACTTGTTGATTAGTGATACGCCAAGCCATTTTCTAGTGCCTTTGGATTTGATACTGCTATGTCTGAGATATCTAAACTCTTCTCTAAATTTTTTGGCCCTGATGGAGTtgattttgatagaaaaaaacttattcatTAATTCCAAGGGACCTTTACAAGAAACTTTGGTGAGGAACAAATATGTTATTTGATTATTCCAGAGGATGATACTATCTGGCATATTTGTCTGATTACTCATTCTTTGAGCTCTCCCTCTACCATTAGTATCCTCAGGACTTCTGGTCCTTTGGCTTCCTTTTATCAAACCATCATGCACTTGTCTCTGTTTGGAACATTACATGCAAGTTCTTTTTTAAGTTGATCACTCTCAAATTGTCTTGTTTGCACTTGGAGCttgttcatttccttttcttagcTGAGTTGTTCTGATGGCATCCAGACAAATTTTGGCTGTTGCAGACTGAATGCAGATTGATTTGTTCGAAAGATTACTTGCAAGCCACATGGTTAATTTTGTTAAACACATGTGGCATGCTGAGTTTGGGTGGAACATTTAGGACCTTAACACTGATTGGGTTGATTGAACAATAGGCTTACAGTCGATACTGGTCAACTATTAGGTTTTGATCAATAATCTCTATATTCTGTATTCCTGACACATTATGGGTAAACCCACCACTTGTCAAATCTCGTTTTGATCATGGGTGTGCTGAGTGATAGAACCTGTGATATAACAATCTACACTTATTGAGGTCACAGATGAGATTTTACTTGGTAATTGTCCAATTATAAAATGACTCTCTGGAGTGCTCATTTGCTCCCAGTTTATTGATGAGAAGCTGCAAGTGAAATTCTTTAGAGGTTTCTATTAGTGGTGCCGTTACCTCCCAATTATTTTGCCTAATCAAGTTTCCAGCTAACTTAGTCTAGGTAATAGGAGTATGAAACGTCTGATCAAAGGAGGTTTTACCTGCTTCTAATATATTATGTACCTatactcaattaaattttcttgAGCTTGGCCTTGACTGCTCAAGTTTTAATGTTTGACTGGCTATATTATACCCTGAACCCTCAACCcaatgaaagagaaaagaaaaggagtatgAAAAACAAAGGATATGTTTTTTCTGGACATACTTATTCATTTGACCAAAGGAGTCTTTGAagtggaaggagaagagaactCCAATGCCTTTTTTCAACGATGAAGCATGGTTGAAACAAGATATGGTATcgggttggtttgaaaaatttGTGTGAGAGTTAGATAGGGCTGGTGATGAGCAGCAACACAGTTAGTGGTGACTAAGTGCAAGTGGTGGGGATGGATGGCTGCTGGACCTAAATTACATAGAACATGAAGTTGAGCTCTGGAGCGTGATTCAAGAATTAGATAAACATGTCATCAACTTGACCTGGAGGAGTTGGAGTGTGGGGTTGGTCATTTCATTGACTTGTGAATTAAGCCTTTTCATGCCTGTTGACTCCTCTCATACTCATTTTTCTCAGTGGGGGTCTTATAGATCTATCAAAGGTTAGGTTTTGGAAGCTTCCTTGACTAAAAAAAGTTTAGGCTTCGGAAGAATTTGGTCTTGGTGGAAGCTTTTATAAAACAGCCATTAGCATTGCCAAAGCTCCGCGTGACCATTTCTGCTAGAAAGGTATTGTTGGATCTTAAATTTGAAGCATTTGCTTGGTGGTCATTGTTAAGAGTTGTGAGTTGCTGCCCTGTTTCAAATGTGCAGGCTGATCCACGCAATTGGTCCAACCCTGCTTGAAAGTCATAGCActtgttttcttgtgttttatATGGTTCTTCCTGACACAATTCACCACTGCTGGCAGTCAAAATAGCAGCATCCAATAAAGAACCccctttctgctacttgttaaaCACCCCTATTTGAGCAGTGATTCGTATTTACCTTAGTTCAGCAAACTCTTTATGATGTCTTTGGCAATCCCTCTTGAGTCTGTTTCTTAATGTTTTGTGTTTTAGGTAAGTGCTGTGGAAGATCATTTAAACTCATCAAGTTGAACAGAACTGATAAGTATGGACAATGTATAATCCAAGGATGTTCCTTTCCACatgaatagaaattaaattttgtgttCTTGGAGTGAGTTGAATGCTTACTGGCAGATGTAGACAAACCCACTTCAATGAACAAATTTAGGCAAATTCTAAAATGCCATCCATGTTTAAGTGATATTGTGAAATGCAAAGATGGTTAATTTCTTGTTAATCTTGATATATCTACATCAATTCCTTTTTGGTCTCTCTCAAGAATCAATTTTTAAGCATTAATGCTGATTTAGTTGCGAGGAATATCTTGATTGCATTATATTGGTCTGTTTTCTGGCTTCTCACCTAGAACCACATGGCTATCTGGCTGTCTTCATTTTGTCTCTCTCATGTATTCTTCATTACATGGTAATCATCCTGGTTTCTTTGTATGTTCGCAATATAACACAACTTCTTTCATAACCTGTCCTGGCTTTATTATCAAGACTCACTCCCTGAATTACTGGATTTGGGGGGATTTTCTTATGATAAGATCATGTTTAGTTTTGGGTGGTGTTAGTCAATTATAACCCAAGTTTTAGTCTCAGCATATGCTTGCGTTGATGGAGGAAATGGCAAGACTGTCTATAACTATGTATAGAGAAAATAGTTTCAAGTATTGGACACAGTAGTTAGTCATCTATAGGTTTCATGTTTAACACAATCCATTTACACAGAGAATACAATTACCATGCTGCTTATGATACTTTTATAGTACTATTTAAAACTTGTGATCTCAGATTAATGGAAATAACATACTTTGTTGTTATGGTTTTAACTTTTGGATTTGCTGGCACTTGTAGGGCTCTGGCTAGTGTGGCTGCTAATGGAGGAGATCATCGTTGACAGTTCACAATGGGTTTTCGCTGTCATGCCCTTTATGTGCCTCCTCTTGTTTACCTTATAGATTTTGGATGTTCCTTCTTTCAAGAAGGATACACTCCTTGATCAGGACACGTTTTCTAATCCCATGATCTGGCCGAGCCTCGCTTTCCACGTGTCTGAAAGTCATACCTTTACATGAACTTTCATGTAAAATTCTTCTCATTTCTGGAAAGTCATACAGATTTAACAAGTGACTTGCATTCCTCCTGAAAggaattacaaatttaatgggAATAAATATATAGATTTGCCAAAATGAGTGGTTGTtcactttaatatatatatatatatatatatatatatatatatatatatatagcagctTTCTTTTGTGTGCTAACCTTTGATAATTTGGCTTTATATCAGATACGCACCGCACCGAGTTGTTGAACAGGGTGAATCATTTGAGACCTAGACTCCTAGTGCTCCTAATTTCTCGACAAGCCACTGATGATTTCATAGGATTATCTACCTGGGCCTTCTTTCTGGTCTCTAAATTAGCACTCTATAAGATGATGATGTTTCTTCTTGTTCACCTGCTCTCATCTTTGTGCTAATGGATCGTGAAACATTCCGTTCACatgcagaaaaaaaatatgtagtgCATATCCATTTGATTGGCTTTGGCTAGGCATAGATACTACTGGCAAGTACAATATAACGTTAAAAGTTGAAGAACACACAAGCATTGCAATATGTTGAATGCccaatcatttttcttcttatgtGGACTATTTTTGCAGTTGCCAAATGAATTTGTGTTTCCTTTTAACAAGGTGTCAGCAATTAGTAGGCAAGCGCGCGCgcacaaacatatataaatatttgaagtgTTAAGGACTTAGTATAGGACGATTCTTCGATTGTTTGagctctttttaaaaaaaaaaaaaaaacttaaaaaaaaaaaaacctcggtGAGTTTTCATCAACATCATAGTTAATATGTATTtagtattttgatatatttaaacaagttttaaaaaaattatatataatagttttttctaGATAGTTTTTAGTGGAACTTGTACAAAACTAtgtaataattaatcaaatattttcaaatatataattaaagtaaaatacTATTCCTATCACACCACATCTAATGTGATCCATTTCAATCAATTCTAAGTCATTAGTAATTATGGAGATTCAACAAGATCAcactatttataaatataaaaaaaaacaaaaaaaaaatttaacatgacTTTAGTTATTTACCAATAATTAagcttaaaataaaatcaatttgcGTGACGCTTTGCTTTGTGCAAGAGGTCTCATATGTTTGAGAGGTGGTACAATGTTCCTCAACTCTTCCTGTGGTGGCAGTTAGGTCTTTGTATGTGTGATAATGTTAggcaattattaaaattaagaaaaaactaaaatgcatGGCAAAAACTCTGTGGATTCCCTCATCTAGCATTGATCATCGGAATAgtactctaatttatttttttaactctttatgcttctttttttttaatttaatcaccAATTATTTTGCACGTTATGTTGTTTTGTATTTGAgcctaaaacattgttttgattgGCTTGTCATGAGGTTCTTGAGATTTTGATAACAAGTTgatcaattttacaaaaaaaaaaaaaaatacttcaattttattgcttaaaaaaattaataatacaaggGCCTAgtttgattaagaaaaaaactaaaagcatgggaaaaataaaaccatgtgGATCCCCTTTCGTAAcacttctctatttatttattttttctttctctctttaagtcttttttttgatttagtcaccaaatttaaaaaatacttcaattttgttgctttaaaaaattaataatacaaggGCCTAgtttgattgagaaaaaaaactaaaagcatgaaaaaaaaaaaccatgtggatCCCCTTTCGTAAcacttatctatttatttattttatctcttttaagtctttttttttatttagtcatcaaatttatttattttaatttcatcctaaCACACTATACTACATTGTTTCGGATTTgagcctaaaaaaatattttgattgacTTGTTAGTTTTTAAGATGTCAGTAACATGtcttaatattttgttgatactcaattttataaaaacaaatgattttgatgcatgaaaaaaaaaatgcaagtatCTAATTGGACATTATGACATaaagaaaagggttttttttgtattgtttaacTCACAGTTATTAAACACGAACCGGCCCAGCCGGTCGACCCGGTGACTGGACTGGTCCGGATTTTTCAAAAGACCAGCCAGCGCAATGACCAGACAAAACCCAGTCGAC is part of the Populus alba chromosome 10, ASM523922v2, whole genome shotgun sequence genome and encodes:
- the LOC118060336 gene encoding uncharacterized protein At5g19025; translation: MHHLLLLLFFFTMPPSSSFTPKPHKSSSSNTANTNSNPNSTSLLCKHSPSATLDLLILILVLFSGTFLLTSYFSYIFNSLSLLLSNTSLSLHFPPSSYILGFFSLFILSILFFEFCCGPRSRKCHQPGCKGFKKAIEFDLQLQTEDCLKSTAANDVDKLPWKGGTVSNPDYECLRAELRKMAPPNGRAVLLFRSKCGCPVAKLEGWGPKRGRRHKRALASVAANGGDHR